One Ahaetulla prasina isolate Xishuangbanna chromosome 1, ASM2864084v1, whole genome shotgun sequence DNA window includes the following coding sequences:
- the CMTR1 gene encoding cap-specific mRNA (nucleoside-2'-O-)-methyltransferase 1 — translation MKRRTDPEYGSPQKRQKKRIEELGLTLSSTSDDETQLNINHATQDSSTTSSSESDSENSGRRPTLGTFSNKFSADSLVEGTSSRYSMYNSVSQKLMAKMGFREGEGLGKYGQGRQEIVEASQQKGRRGLGLILKGFDGEMNINWQDEPEASAYEQVDWCPECTTEIPDAEEMKDWMTIGKRKLVIEDETEFCGKELLHSMLQCKTIFDVLDGEEMRRARTRSNPYEMIRGAFFLNRAAMKMANIDYVFDHMFTNPKDSRGKPLIKERSAELLYFADVCAGPGGFSEYVLWRKKWHAKGFGMTLKGPNDFKLEDFYAASSELFEPYYGEGGVEGDGDITRPENISAFQQFVLDNTDQKGVHFLMADGGFSVEGQENIQEILSKQLTLCQFLTGLSVIRTGGHFLCKTFDLFTPFSVGLVYLLYCCFERVSIFKPVTSRPANSERYVICRGLKAGIEEVRDYLFTVNMKINQLRNSEQDVNLVVPLEVIRGDHDFYDYMISSNKRFCAVQIKALAKIHAFVQDTTLNEPRQADIRKECLRLWGIPDQARIAPSSSDPLSKFYELTQGTNVEIFSYKSTPLNSKTLHKIRPVLDYRCMVSGNEQKFLLSLGKSQIYTWLGRQSDRWTKLELKIELPRDTLLCVEIVPELKGEGKAQRKINAIHILDALVLNGSDVREQHFNQRIQLAEKFVKAVSKPSRPDMSPIRVKEVYRLEDMEKIFLRLEMKVIKSSGGIPRLSYTGRDDRHFVPFGLYIVRTVSDPWTMAFSKTSKKKFFYNKATQHATYELPPESVAPFHICYFGRLFWEWDDGIKMHDSQKKEDSEKLSKETVLSFIRQHFTL, via the exons atgaagagaagaacAGACCCTGAATATGGCAGCCCAcagaaaaggcagaaaaaaaggatAGAAGAGTTGGGTTTGACTCTTAGTTCCACATCAGATGATGAAACCCAACTTAATATTAACCATGCAACTCAAG ATTCTTCCACCACAAGCAGCAGTGaatctgatagtgagaacagtgGGAGGCGGCCTACTCTTGGCACTTTCAGCAATAAATTCAGTGCAGATTCCCTTGTGGAGGGCACATCGTCCCGCTACTCTATGTACAACAGTGTGTCCCAAAAGCTCATG GCTAAGATGGGCTTTCGAGAAGGTGAAGGTCTTGGCAAATATGGCCAGGGAAGGCAAGAGATTGTGGAAGCCTCACAACAAAAAGGAAGGCGTGGATTGGGACTCATTCTGAAAGGATTTGATGGAGAGATGAACATCAACTGGCAAGATGAGCCAGAG GCTAGTGCTTATGAGCAGGTGGACTGGTGCCCGGAATGTACCACAGAAATTCCAGATGCTGAAGAAATGAAGGATTGGATGACGATAGGAAAG AGGAAACTGGTGATTGAAGATGAAACGGAATTCTGTGGAAAAGAACTCCTACACAGCATGCTCCAGTGCAAG ACTATTTTTGATGTGCTGGATGGAGAGGAGATGCGGCGAGCTCGTACAAGATCCAATCCCTATGAGATGATCCGCGGAGCCTTCTTCCTAAACAG AGCTGCAATGAAGATGGCAAACATAGATTATGTCTTCGACCACATGTTTACAAACCCAAAGGATTCTCGTGGG AAACCACTAATTAAAGAGCGTTCTGCTGAACTGCTATATTTTGCTGATGTATGTGCTGGCCCTGGTGGTTTCTCAGAGTATGTCCTCTGGAGGAAGAAGTGGCATGCAAAAGGTTTTGGGATGACCTTAAAAGGACCAAACGATTTCAAATTGGAGGATTTCTATGCTGCATCTAGTGAGCTTTTTGAGCCTTACTATG GTGAAGGGGGTGTTGAGGGAGATGGCGACATCACCCGTCCTGAGAACATATCTGCCTTTCAGCAGTTTGTGCTGGACAACACAGATCAGAAGGGGGTTCATTTCTTAATGGCTGATGGG GGCTTCTCAGTAGAAGGGCAGGAAAACATCCAAGAGATCTTAAGCAAACAGCTGACACTTTGTCAGTTCCTCACAGGACTCTCTGTTATACGGACAG gagGGCACTTTCTCTGCAAAACCTTTGACTTATTCACACCATTCAGTGTTGGCCTTGTGTATTTGTTGTATTGCTGCTTTGAACGTGTATCAATCTTCAAACCTGTGACAAGCCGTCCTGCCAATTCGGAAAG GTATGTGATATGCCGTGGTTTAAAAGCTGGAATTGAGGAAGTGAGAGACTATCTTTTCACAGTGAACATGAAAATCAATCAGCTACGCAACTCTGAACAAGATGTTAATCTTGTTGTTCCTTTGGAAGTAATCAGAGGCGATCATGATTTCTATGACTATATGATCAGCTCAAATAAAAG ATTCTGTGCTGTTCAGATTAAAGCCCTGGCCAAAATCCATGCTTTTGTTCAAGACAC gaCTTTGAATGAACCACGTCAGGCTGATATCCGAAAAGAATGCCTCCGACTTTGGGGG aTTCCAGACCAAGCCCGAATTGCTCCATCCTCTTCTGATCCCTTGTCCAAATTCTATGAACTAACTCag GGTACTAACGTAGAGATCTTTAGTTATAAATCAACTCCTCTCAACTCAAAAACTTTGCACAAAATTCGACCTGTGCTGGATTACAGATGCATGGTATCGGGAAATGAGCAGAAGTTCCTTCTGTCATTAGGG AAGTCTCAGATATACACTTGGCTTGGTCGCCAATCGGATCGCTGGACCAAACTGGAATTGAAGATAGAACTGCCACGGGATACACTTCTTTGTGTGGAAATTGTTCCTGAGCTGAAAGGAGAG gGCAAAGCCCAGCGAAAAATCAACGCTATCCACATCCTGGATGCTTTGGTGCTGAATGGCAGTGATGTTAGAGAGCAGCATTTCAATCAGCG AATTCAGCTGGCAGAAAAGTTTGTGAAAGCTGTCTCTAAACCTAGCCGCCCAGATATGAGCCCCATCAG AGTGAAGGAAGTGTACAGGCTAGAGGATATGGAAAAGATCTTTCTGAG GTTAGAAATGAAGGTTATCAAGagctcaggtggaatcccacggCTATCCTACACTGGTCGTGATGACAGGCATTTTGTACCTTTTGGATTGTACATCGTTCGGACTGTCAGCG ACCCCTGGACGATGGCATTCAGCAAAACctctaaaaaaaagtttttctacaATAAGGCAACACAGCATGCCACGTACGAACTGCCTCCAGAGTCTGTAGCACCGTTTCA